Proteins encoded by one window of Thunnus thynnus chromosome 3, fThuThy2.1, whole genome shotgun sequence:
- the c3h6orf120 gene encoding UPF0669 protein C6orf120 homolog isoform X2, which yields MMLSCSGLVVALLLSQARGFLNLSEDDVPEEWVLLHVVQGHIGAGNYSYLRLNHDGRIILHMRSLKGDADLYVSDKTLRPSFDTYKLQSATCGHDVVVVPGDFARPVGIGIYGHPSHKESEFEMRVFYDQTVLQDPFEKGLYSSEDGHKQKKSPQAADEDFQEEESIFWTILIGLLKIILEILF from the coding sequence GGTCGTCGCCCTCCTGCTGTCCCAGGCCAGAGGCTTCCTGAACCTCTCGGAGGACGACGTCCCTGAAGAGTGGGTGCTGCTCCATGTGGTTCAGGGCCACATCGGGGCGGGAAACTACAGCTACCTGCGCCTCAACCACGATGGGAGAATCATCCTGCACATGCGCAGCCTCAAAGGAGACGCGGACCTTTACGTGTCGGATAAAACCCTTCGGCCGAGCTTCGACACCTACAAGCTGCAGTCGGCCACCTGCGGCCATGACGTGGTGGTGGTGCCGGGGGACTTCGCGAGGCCCGTCGGCATCGGTATTTACGGCCACCCGTCGCACAAGGAGAGCGAGTTTGAAATGCGGGTGTTTTACGATCAGACGGTGCTCCAGGACCCGTTTGAAAAGGGCTTGTACTCTTCAGAAGACGGACATAAGCAAAAGAAATCCCCTCAGGCCGCAGACGAGGACTTTCAGGAAGAGGAGTCGATCTTTTGGACGATTCTAATCGGACTTTTAAAGATTATACTTGagattttgttttga